The DNA segment AGCTCGTTTGGCAGTCTGGAAGGCTATTTATTACCTCAAGGACTGCAGTCTATTCAGACGGTACACAAGCCTAGCACAGCGTTTTCCACATTAGATGTTGGATAAAGACTGAAAATCTAAATCACAgccctttttattgttgagataaATGGCAGGTGTAAAGAAATACGGTTGGCTTATTTTTGCCGAggtttttatgttgtttttgtttgtcacTATTATCTTAAAAGTTATTAATCTAGTAATGCTCACGAAACACTAAAAACCACTTCTGAGGAGTAGATCCATTACTTTGCATTTAAGCGCCTGAATATGGAAATTGGAATGAGCATTGATTATTTAATTTGGTAACCGAAAAAATTCTCCTCAGGGGTTTTAAACTGTGCAGAATTTCACAGGGCTTAAAAATTGTAAAAGCACATCAAATTTTAGTGCCTTGAAATTAAGTTGAAATGGGGCACAGTGGCTTGGATTAACACCACAGTAgtacttatttttgtttttaaccatttCAGGCCTTTTCGAAACACAGCCTGTGTGGCGTAGCAGAAAAAAACTCAAGTTTTGGAATCTGACAGTCCAATTCCTGGATTCAGTCCCAGTTctacgtgaccttgggcaagttactttactTCTCTGAATTTCCGTTTCATCATACGCAAAACGAGGATCGCAATAGCCACCCTGCAACTTTGTCTAGAACTGTGCCTAGAACGTACCCGATAGGCCTAAATAAGCAGCAGCCATCATTACTGTTCGGCCCTGCTCCGCACCCATCTCCCAAACAACCATCTCCCAGCCGGCTTTATTTCCCCCAAGCAGGTGTAGGCACTGTGTGGGGGAGACCGGGCTGCGGACAGGAGGCCCGGCTTTTCGAATCCACCTGGCCTTCCCCTCGGCGTCGCCCGAGCAGGCCAGGGCGAGCGGTCGCAGCTAGCCAGACTCTCGGCTTCGCGGGGGCCGCCAGGGCGGAGCaggcgggggaggggaggtgcGCCGGGTCCCGAGGCCCGGCCCGCCGAGCCTGCGGGCAAGCGGAGGCGGCCGCACAGCGACCAGAGCCGCCGCCCCGCCGCCCGAGCGTGTGCGCGCGGTCGCGCCCGCCTCCTCGCCTTCCCTCCCCTGGTCCCTCCCTCCGCTCCCCCGCCCTTCGCACGCCCGCCCGGGTCGCGGCAGGGCCGTGGTGTACGTGCAAAGCGCGCAGAGCGAGTGGCGCCCGCACGCCCTCGGCTCTCCCGAACAGGCTGGGCCGGGCGGCCGGGACGCAGAGGCGGCAGCGGCGGCCGGTCTCGCGCGCCCGGGCCCACGCGCAATCCGCGCCAAGGTAGCCCTCGGCCGTAAGGCCGCGCTCCCTcagccggcggcggcggcgatGAGGCGCTGAGGCGGCGGCCGCCGGCGCTGCGCGGCCCGGACCGGAGGACTAGGAAGCGGACCGGGCCGAAGCGCGGCGGGGGACGCCGGCCGCCTCCCTGAGGCAAGAGCCGGGCGCGTGCATGGCGCAGTAGCGGCCGCGGCCTCTCACCTCCGCTCCCCCGGCCCTGGGCGAGGCCGTCTGGCTGTTACCCCCTCCTGCTcggctgccgccgccgccgccatggCCAATGACAGCGGTGGGCCCGGCGGGCTGAGCCCGAGCGAGCGAGACCGGCAGTACTGCGAGCTCTGTGGGAAGATGGAGAACCTGCTGCGCTGCAGCCGCTGCCGCAGCTCTTTCTACTGCAGCAAAGAACACCAGCGCCAGGACTGGAAGAAGCACAAGCTCGTCTGCCAGGGCAGCGAGGGCACCGCGGAGCCCCGGAGCGCCCACGGCCACGCCGCGGCTCCCCACTATCCCCATCCTAACTCCGCGCCGCCAGCCGCCGCTGCGCCACCTAAGTCCGGCAGGGCTGGGACCAAAGAGGTCAAGAATGCACCGCCGCGTCGGAACGCGACCGCCGCAGAGACTCCAGGCCGGCCAGCTGGAGACGCGACGGCGACCAAGGCAAAACCGGAGTCCGCGGCGGCGTCCCCGCCTCTTGCGGCCCCCGGCAGCCAGGGGCCGGCGGCGGCCGAGGCGGAGCCCGGGAAGGAGGAGCTGCCGGCCCGCTCGCAGCTGTACCAGAAGTCCAACATGTACCCGCCGAGCAACTCCCCCGGCGAGGGGCTGAGCCACGGCGGCGGGCTGCGGCCCAACGGGCAGACGAAGCCGCTGCCGGCGCTGAAGCTGGCGCTGGAGTACATCGTGCCGTGCATGAACAAGCACGGCATCTGTGTCGTGGACGACTTCCTAGGCAAGGAGACCGGCCAGCAGATCGGCGAGGAGGTGCGGGCCCTGCACGACACGGGCAAGTTCACGGACGGGCAGCTGGTCAGCCAGAAGAGCGACTCGTCCAAGGACATCCGTGGAGATAAGATCACCTGGATCGAGGGCAAGGAGCCCGGCTGCGAGACCATAGGGCTGCTCATGAGCAGCATGGACGACCTGATCCGCCACTGTAACGGGAAGCTGGGCAACTACAAAATCAATGGCCGGACGAAAGTAAGTGTGTGCCTAGGGTTTGTGCAGGACGGCCCTTACTCGGCGGGTGGCCGCCTCCCCGCGACGCGGCTGCCTAGGGTCAGGAGCAGCATTTCTGATTTCTCGGTATAAAAGTAATTTCCTTCCTGTGTAGCTGGCTAATCCTCAGCACCCGATGAAGGAAAAGGATATAACCCGTAGACAAGTGTTTCTCTAGTTAACCCCTATCTCTGTGTCCACTTTTTCCATTTACTGTCTGCCTACAAACTTTGCCAGCTGATCGCATGGTTTTCCGATTAAACATAGGCACTACACTCTCCCTTTtactttgctatttttttttccttccattgcaCTATCAGTCACAAATCAACCTTATTGGAGTTTTAGCTACCCAATGGGGGGTATTAGAGTGCTACCCAAAGCAGGTGCTGCTGTTGATCTGCCTTGTGTTTACATAAGCTCTTAAATTCCCTGTAGTGTTTGACTCATTCATCAGATTCTGATTAAGAGTCAAAGGCTGCGTGTTTAGTTAAGAATCTGCCAAACGACCACAAAAAGGTAAATCTAAAATAAGCATTTAGTGCAAAGACTGCTTATATTCAGGAAGAGCTCGGCAGCACCCCTCCCCCTCTTGTATAGCTCCATCATTCACCCTGTCCCTTTGGTTGAAACCCACTACAAAACCGGGAAAGAAGTATTTCCGTTTCCAGATCGCTCAGGGTAGGTAGGTTACATTTTTAGCATAGGTTTCCTTTATTTGCCTTGTTAATATAATCCCTATGTTGAAAAGTAGCTGTTTTGTAGCTTCCTGGAAAAATACATGCAATTGGAGCAGGAGGACTCCTTTTACCATCTCAATTTAGTGAgatctttttgttttctctttaccATTGCAGTTTTCCCTAACAAATTCTTCAGTTCCTACCGAGTCtagtcctccttcctccctccctctctcattATGATAAACACTAAACTTTTCCTCCTTCATGCACTCTCTCTTGCAGATCTTTTCCATTTTACTTCCCAGATCTTGATCTCTTCTTTGTACTCACCTCCTCCACACCCCGCCCTGGTCCACCCTCCTCCACCATCAATCTCTGCCCAATTTTGCAAGTTTTGAGATACTGTCTTGCGAGATTATTGCACATAGGTGTTTATGCATGCAGTCTGATTCTTCCCAGTAGTTCTTTTGTGCGGGGCAGACCATCTAACAGTCACTACGTGTGACTCCCACACTGCCTGAAAGGCTGAGCGTAGGCAGTGAGGAAAGTGCTAAACATGAAAATTTTGTGGGGAAAAAATACAGGGCAAAGTCTCGTTTACATATTGCCACTTCAGTGCTGTATGAAGGCACTTGTCTTAATGTCATGTAGTCTCAAGTAAATGAACAGTTGCTAAATATTCAACTGATAGAAAAAACAGGCCTGATTAAATATCAGCCTTGATGGCCTTTAATAagattttcatttatataaaaaatattttgtgatgGATCAAATCTGAATATGGTCCTGATCCCTAGAGGTGATGGATCAAATCTGAATATGGTCCTGAACCCTAGAGCAGGAAAGGAACTAGCTTGTGAGAATATTAATAAAGGGCTGTGAAGGCTGACCAAGGTTTATAGTTGGCACATAAGCTTAAGATGGAGCCATGAAGAAGATAATCTCCTAAGTCTTCCTTGATCTTCTTTCCTTAGTTCATTTAGCCTTCCAAGTTAAGCTGAGTCCtcttctctctcctatagggtcgctatgagtcggagccaacttgatggtagtgggtatCTTCCTGTTTCCACCTGTCCTTCTTAGGGAAGAGACAGCAGTCAGCCTGACTTTACTGGTGTTGCTTCTCATGGAGAGACTGTTAGAAAATAGCCACCTCCTTCCTCAGGAATCCCAGTTGCTGAAGGCAACAGTAGTTAAGGTTTTTAATCACTTGACTACACATATCATCATGTGGTAAGGGGCTAGCAAAAGAAAGGATGAATTTTAAACTCTTGACATTTTAGCTTATGCTTGCATCAGTTTTAGAATGTGAATGGTCTCAGGGAATTCCTTTCATTGTACTACTTTGCTGAATGAATTTTTGGTGATCATGTTTGATTGTGTAATTTAAGTATTCCTAAAGAGACCAGGGAACCTGCTTTGGGAGAGTGAGAAGGCCGTCAAAACACCAGCTACCATATACTGAACAACCATGGCGTGCTAAGGACTGGATTAGCCTGGACACAGACATGATCGCAGTAATCTTAATAATCCTGTGAAGTAGGTAGTATCATTCCTAATTTACATTTGAGGAAATTTTAGCTCAGACTTGGCCGGGATCTTCCCCTTCAGTTAACCTAGCTGGGATTCAAATTTAGGTCATTCAGATAGATATCAAGCCCCATGCGTTTTCCTATCAGGCTAGATACAGGTAGGACGTTAGATGAGAAGATGTAGATTACTTGGCATACTATCAGAACTAAAATTTTGGTACACATATTTTGTTGAGGTGGGTGAATAACATTATCATCGTATGCGAATAATTGTCCTTTATGGATgagccggaaaccctggtggcgtagtagttaagagctacagctgctaaccaaaaggtcggcaattcgaatccatcagctgctccttggaaactctatggggaagctctactctttcctatagggttcctatgaatcggaatcaactctggcaatgggtttggttttggttttatggttggGCTATATAAACTTTTCTGTTAGGTGACTATGTAATGTTTATTTCAGGTGGTAGTGgtattagatgctgttgagtcggttctaactcacagcgaccctgtgtactacagaatgaaacactgctgggtcatttgccatcctcacgattacGTTAAAGCCcactgttggcagccactgtgtcagtccatctcgttgagggccttccccttttttgctgaccctctgctttactggtccctcctgataacgtgttcaaagagtgtaagacaaaatctcactatcatcacttctaaggagcattttggctgtacttcttccaagacagatttgttcattcttctggcagtccatggtatattcagtattttttgccaacaccataattcagaggcatcagttcttcagtcttctttgttccttgtccagctttcacatgtttatgaggcaattgaaaataccatggcttgggccagatgcaccttagtccttaaagtgatgtatttgctttttaacactagaaagaggtcttctgctgtagatttgcccaatgcaatatttcatttgatttcttgactgctgcttctaagggcattgattgtggatctgactAAAGTGaagtccttgaaaacttcaatattttctccgttgatcgtgatgttgcttattggtccagtcgtgaggatttttgtattctttatgttgaggtttaatttgtactgaaggctgtaagtgcttgaagtcctcttcactttgagcaagcaaggttgtttcgtctgcaggttgttaatgaatcttcctctaatcctgatgatgtgttcgtgttcatatagttcagcttcctggtttatttgctcagcgtatagattgaataagcatggtggaAGGGTACACACCTTatttcaggttgttgttgttgttaggtgctgtcaagccggttccgactcatagtgatgctgtgggacagaacagaactgccccatagggtttcctaggctgtcatctttagggaagcagacggCTACATCTTTTTGCTGCAGAgtagactggtggattcgaactgcagactttacggttagcagccgagcagttaactactgcatcaccagggccacTTTATTTTTATTCACCTGAATCATACTCATTTCAGTGTAACTCTTAAGAAATAGTAGAATATGTGCGTCATGTGTGATTGCAGATAAGGTCTTAAGTTAAAACATTTATTATCCTTAACAACATTATAACATTATACAGATTTAAAAAGTTACTTGCCTCAAGGTAGGCACCAAAACCGGTTGCtgtggggttgattctgactcacggcaaggccacgtgtgtcagagaactgtgctccaaagagttttcaacagctgatctatcagaagtggattgccaggactttcttctgaggtgcctctgggtagactctaacctccagccttttcagttagtaaccgagtgcattaactgtttgtaccactcgggGACTCCTTAAAGTAGGTAGTTGGTGTATTATCCTTGTATATGGATTaggaaggagtccttgggtggtgtgtGTGGGCTGTAAGAAATCATAGATGACTTGAGGATAGAGGAAGAAGGGGAATGTAGAGGAGCGAGGATTATGGACAGATGTTGTACTCTTCTGTTGGAGTTTcttagccactctgcaggaaaaaaattgcccGTTAAAATAAAAGTGCTGGGATCGAATACATATTATTTTTGGAATTTAATTTGAAAGGTATTCTGTTCAGTTAAAATGTACATAAAGAAAAGGAGTAATAAAATAGTTTGAGACCAATAAACAGCAAATTATATTCCTAAGATTTTTTTTACTGCAATTGCAGTTTTTATTGCAATTAATTAGTCAGCCCTGGCTGATGATGGCTTTTGGAGCAAAAAATAGGATGAAGAAAATCCAGTTGCTTTATTACCAGCTACCGTAGAGGGAGGCTGACAGTCCTCTTAGACGTTAAAAACGAAGCCAAACAAAAATTGCCTAACTACTTCTGCCACGTTCTTTGTGCTATTCGCATCCAAGGTATACAGACTGAAGCAGCTTGTTTAATGGTTTAATGAGTTTATCAGAATTTAAGATCACAGTCAGCTGTTCTGTGTGCCAGAAGGTTGAAAATATTGTAACGGCAGTAGTTCTGTCAGCTATAAAGGAGGTACTTGTGGACTGAAAGGATAGTCTTAATAGGTTGCTATGGAACCAAGTTCAATTTTGTAGGAAGACATTTTGTATAGTGAGTTAGTTTAATTCTAaaggcattttattttaaatttgaagatttttttcataATTCAGATTTACAACTCTTTATTAATCTATTGCCTAATATGCCACACAAATCCTACAAAACCTGTTCcaatggaggaagacttgttaatgTAGAAGGATAATGACTTTGCTGCTGTTAGATGAGTTGGATCCTGGGTCCTCCACTGGTTCTGTGTCCTTGGACCAGTTGCTtaccctttctgagcctcagttgctcCTTTGTAAACTGGTGTTAAAGGATGCCTGTCTTTTCTGTCCCTGGGCTTGCTGTGAGGACTCATGATCATGCTTGTGAGAGCACTTTTGAAGTGGTGAAGCATTATGCAACAAT comes from the Elephas maximus indicus isolate mEleMax1 chromosome 24, mEleMax1 primary haplotype, whole genome shotgun sequence genome and includes:
- the EGLN1 gene encoding egl nine homolog 1 — its product is MANDSGGPGGLSPSERDRQYCELCGKMENLLRCSRCRSSFYCSKEHQRQDWKKHKLVCQGSEGTAEPRSAHGHAAAPHYPHPNSAPPAAAAPPKSGRAGTKEVKNAPPRRNATAAETPGRPAGDATATKAKPESAAASPPLAAPGSQGPAAAEAEPGKEELPARSQLYQKSNMYPPSNSPGEGLSHGGGLRPNGQTKPLPALKLALEYIVPCMNKHGICVVDDFLGKETGQQIGEEVRALHDTGKFTDGQLVSQKSDSSKDIRGDKITWIEGKEPGCETIGLLMSSMDDLIRHCNGKLGNYKINGRTKAMVACYPGNGTGYVRHVDNPNGDGRCVTCIYYLNKDWDAKVSGGILRIFPEGKAQFADIEPKFDRLLFFWSDRRNPHEVQPAYATRYAITVWYFDADERARAKVKYLTGEKGVRVELNKPSDSISKYVL